GAAAATATAGTGGTACTATTGCCATTTATACTATTTAACTTAAAGTATGAAAAATAGGCTATTCAAATATTCATATCAGATTGTGTTGCAGCCACTGTTTTTATGGGTACTGCGAACAGCCAAGCCGTACCACAATTACAGTAAAAAAAGCCATCTTTAAATTCGACAATATAAGCGGTAAAATCGTTACCACAATGATCCATCATCGCTTGTTCGTCACTGTCATCATCGACTGCGCACCATATTTGTTTGTCACCTCGTGCAAGCAATGCGCGTGTTAAATCGCTTCCTCTCAACTCATTATTCATACCCAGCTCCTTAACTTCTCTCACCATAGTTTGAGCTATTCGTCATGAAATATAGGGTTTTCTATACTGATATTTATTAATGATCTTTATCGTTGTTAAAGCGATGAGCTTGATATAAGCGATGCAAATCCATTTGCTACTCATCTGTACCCATCAAAAATTATGCCTATATTTAACGATGATTTACCTTTCTTGCTCTATTCTATAAACGCTTTGTATCCTAGCTGTCTTATTGTAACGCTATGCAAGCAAAAGTGTAACAACCAGATATAGTATTTCCGATGAATGGTCAAGATATGAATATGAACGGTCGGTACATTTAAAAATACTACTAAGTGTTATGCATATTAATCGGATTTGGCACCTTATAATCTAATAGTTCTTTGAATATTATCGATTAAATGAACGATGATGCACTATCGATATTAAATTTTTAGAATAGTTTTCAGTAGTTAAAAAAATCTAATGAAACTCTTGTTTTTTATTAACCTATGTAACACTTCTCACTTTTTGAGTGAGCATTAGAGACCAAAATCGGTGCGAAAAATCAGGTAAAATAGTTTTATGACAATACATGTTACAACAACAAACACTAAACCTGCCGTTAGCCAATCTAACCTTCGCAAAATCATTCATATCGATATGGATGCTTTTTATGCCAGTGTAGAACAGCGTGATTTTCCTGAGCTGCGTGGCAAGCCATTGGTGGTTGGCGGCGATCCCAATGGTCGCGGTGTGGTTGCGGCAGCAAGCTATGAAGTTCGTAAGTTTGGCGTACGCTCCGCGATGTCATGCTATGAAGCCAGAAAGCGCTGTCCTGAGGTGATATTTGTACCGCCGCGCTTTGATGTTTACCGTGCTGTTAGTGTTGAGATACGTCGTATCATGCACATTCTGACCCCACATGTTGAGCCGTTATCATTAGACGAAGCCTATTTGGATGTTACTGGATTGTCTGTTCATCAAGGCTCAGCCACATTAATGGCAAATTGGTTACGAGCGCAGATTTTAGGACAAACGGGTCTAAACGCCTCTGCCGGTGTCTCATTTAATAAAATGCTGGCGAAAATTGCCTCTGATATTAATAAACCTAATGGCACAGCGGTCATCACGCCAGCGGATGCTGATGCCTTTATCAGCGCTTTGCCTATTGAACGCTTCCACGGTATTGGTAAAGCAACGGCCAAACGCCTGCATGCAATGGGTGTTAGTAACGGCGCTGACCTTCGGCGTACGCCAGCTGCCATACTAGTCAATGAGTTCGGTAAGCGTGGACAGTTTTATCATGATATCGCTCATGGACGTGATGAGCGTGCGGTCAAGTCTGAGCGTACACACAAATCAGTGGGCTCTGAGACTACGTTTAGAGAAAACTTAACGGATGATAATGAACTAAAAATACAAATCTATGAACAAAATGCTGATGCCTTTAGTCAGCTGCACAAAAAACAGCTTATTGCCTATACTATTACTCTAAAGGTCAAATACTCAGATTTTACTCAAGTCACGCGCTCGCATACCTTATCGACGGCATTTGATAGCGCAGAATCCGCTCACTTTTGGTTAGATAAGCTATTTTTGGACATTCCGCGTACTCTTCCTATTCGATTGGTTGGTGTGACATTTTCTTCGCTCACATCTGCAACGCAAGTCACGCCACAATTAAATTTATTTGAATGATTTTTCGCCTGAATTTTTTAGAGAGTTTTCCTAAATAAATATCTCAATTTTTTACTTAGGCTATTTTATTTATATTTAGAGGTAAATAAAAAAGTACCACTTAGTAAAACATTCTTTCATATCCTCATTTCTGCTACAATTGCTCTCAAAATTCTCATCTATCGAAAGACTTTCTTATGACTGACTCTGAACCTCAAACCTTAAATAATAACTCTGAAATTACTGCCAGTCATAATGACGATATTTTAGAGTATCTAAGTGTTGATGATTATGATTATGAGCTGCCAGACCAGCTGATTGCCCGTTATCCATTGGCACAGCGCTCCGCGTCAAAGCTACTTTACTTGCGCGCTAACAATGCTAATAGTCAGGTTGAAGTTGAAGATAAGCTGTTTTCTGAGTTGCCAGAATTACTTAATGCAGGCGACTTGATTGTTTTTAACGATACCAAGGTAATGAAAGCGCGCTTATTTGGTCAAAAAGATACCGGTGGAAAGATTGAAGTATTAATAGAGCGTTTGGTCGCTCTCTCCGATTTAAATAGCGCGGATCTAGACACAATAACGTCAAACTCTGACATCATAGACATGACGGTTATTGCAGAAAAGCATATCGCTCTTTGTCATGTCAAAGCCAGTAAAGCGTTGAAGCTTGGACAAGGTCTTGTACTTGCTGATGGTCATATGACTGGTGTCATGATTGGACGCCAAGAGAACTTATTTATCTTGGCTTTTGATACGCCCATTCTGCCTGATTTAGAGCTATATGGTGAGCTGCCTATTCCACCCTATTTCGAACGCCATGCTGATGCGACCGACAATACTCGCTATCAGACTGTTTTTCATGATCCTGCTAAGCTTGCCAGCGTCGCTGCCCCGACAGCAAGCTTACATTTTGACGATATTGTATTAGAAAAGCTGGCGGCAAAAGGTATTCAAACCGCTTTTGTTACACTGCATGTCGGCGCAGGTACTTTTGCTCCGGTAAAAACAGAGAACCTGCTGAATCATACGATGCATAGCGAATATGCACACCTGCCTCAAGCCACTGCCGACCTTATCAATCAGACCCATGCCAATGGCAAGCAAGTCATTGCTATCGGGACTACTGTCACACGTGTCCTTGAAACGGCTTACCAACAAACCGCAGTCGATAGACAGCCACTCTCTGGCTGGGCAGGTGATACAGAGATTTTTATATATCCCGGTTTTGAGTTTGGCGTCGTGGATAAGCTACTGACCAACTTTCACTTGCCAAAGTCTACGTTGCTGATGCTAGTGTCCGCATTTGCGACAAAAAAATCTATCGAAGAAGCTTATCAACATGCCATCGAATCCGAGTATCGGTTTTTTAGTTATGGTGATGCCATGCTGCTTGATAAAAAAGTTGACTGATGTGTGTAAGTATTAAACATGCAATTGAACTATTGGTCACAACAGCAGTGGAATAAACTGGTAAACTAAACAGTATTTTGTTATAACAACACAGACAACTTTTACTCCAAAGGGCTGCATATGTCTTGTCATTTATCTTACCGCTTGACTAGCATACATCGCGCAGTATCGATGGCATTGTTTTATTCAATAAGTTATGCAGCCTTAATATCTAGCGCCCAAGCAGCGACTATCGGCAAAACAGTTGTTATTTCAGCTCAGCACGAACCTTTAGTTGCCAGTATTATGGTCACTGATATTGAAAACACTGACTTTTCAGCCAGTTTGGCAAATTCTGCCATTTATCAGCAAATGGGTCTAACCCCAACTGATTCCATGATCGTACGCTTTCATCCGACTTCAGCTACAAGTGGTCAAGTTTTTATTACCACCACCAAGCCTATGTCCAAACCCTTTGCCGATGTGGTTCTAGCAATTAATGATGGCAATCAGCGTAATGTTATCCCAAAAACATTACTGATGCCGCTTAATGATAGCTTGCCGATTGCGACTTCTAAAAATATCGTAACAGGCGCAAAAAAGCCTAATTTACCCGTGGTTTCTACAACTAACGCGCAGCCATTGACGGTTAGAAATGGTGCACCGCCACCTTTATTATCATCTGGTTCATCGAAACCTACACTAAAGGCTGCAACATTACCCGAGCGCAATGTTCAATCGCCTAATATACGAGTACCTGTTATTCAAACGCCAAGTATCCAAGCGTCAAGCTCACAAATACCAAGCGTTCAGGCAACGACTATACCCTCTGGCTTACCAACAGCAGTTGCAACAACGACACAAAGCAATATCACAACCTATGCGCCTAGCCGTTTAGAAAACGGTCGATTAAATAATCCTATTGATATAAAAAACGATAGTGTCATGGCGGTCGCAAATAATGACAATAATACAGCTTTAACCGTCTCATCAAATAGTACGCTTTCTGCTACTAGCGAGACTGATAAACAGCTCGATATTTTAAACATACAAATTACTCGTCAGATACAGCCGAAGAGTCAAAGCAATACAGATATGATGGTTGCTAGTCCTATGGCTCCTAAAACCCTGACGCCGAATGAAGCAGCTTTCACCAATAAAAATAAAGCTATTATTCCAAATGATAGTAATAATATGGTCGCTACAGCCCCACTCAACAATATTCCCCCTAACTCGAATGCTTGGCAGAAAGCAGTGACGCCTAAAACGTCGGCCGCAGCAAAAAACACTTCAAGGCAAGTATCAGATAATTCAGCTAGTAGCGAGATCAATTATACCGTGCAGCGTAACGACAACTTGTGGGTGATTGCCCAGCAAATTGCAGAGAAGAACAATATCGACGTTCAAACCGTCATGAAAGAAATTCAGACGCAAAATCCTGACGCTTTTATCAATAGAAACGCCAATCAATTAAAAGCAGATGCACAGTTGAGTTTACCTAATTATGATGCGCTACCTTCACAGCAAAAACTTGAAGCTGCTATCAGTGCTCAAAGGCAATATAGAGGCGCCAATACACCTGTCGCAAAAAAACCAACTGCATCAAATCCTGTGTCCAAAGGTGACAATACGCAAGCAACAAAACATACTGAAAAGCCGGCGACCACTAAGACTCAAATTTTACCAAAGGCGCAGTTTTCTGTCCTTGCTCCCGGTCATGAAGGCAGCGCAGATGGCACTAAAACCAAAGCAGGCATAGCAACGGGTAACGGACTTAGCATGGAAGTGTTAGACCTGCTTAAATCATCAAGACAAAGTACTGCTTCACAAGCGCAGCAGTTATCAAAAACTAGTGGTACGCTTGAGAGCTATACTCGCAAATTACAATTACAAAATCGAAAACTGGCTGAGCTGCAAGCTCGTCTCAAAAAATTACGCAATCAATAACTGCCTAACAGATCAATGCAAGCAGCTCTGATCGTAGGCGTGGGAGTAACTATGGACAATATGCTATATATCATCGCCGGATTGGTGGTTATTTTACTCGTTGCGGTCTTGGTCATGCGCAAAAACAAAGCGCAAAAGCCATCAGAGCATTTGAGTACAAATACTGGCAAAATTGAGCCCTTATCGAAGCATGCTGCTTCTAGAAGTACGCCTACTCAAACAGCTATCAATCATGAGAAAAAGTTTGATCATATTGAGATTGCTCAACGTTTTATGGATCAACAGCGCTATGATAAAGCGATTGAAACGCTCAATCGCGGCTTAAGCGAAAAGCCAAATGATAGCCAATTATCTCTCAAGCTCCTTGCGGTATATGCCACGATAGATGAGTCTGAGAATTTCAATAAAGTCTATGATGCTATCAAAGCAAATAATGATGACAAAAGTATCGCACAAGCTGATGAGTTAAAAGCTTTGCTGACTGAAGAACAAAACCAAGTCACTAAACAAACTATGTTAGCAGACAAAAGCGAAGATGCTGGATTTGAAAGTTTAGATTTTGATCTGCCGACCAATAAAGCGAGCAGCAATAGTCCAATCCTTGATACTAATACGGTTCAAAATGTTGAATACAAAAACGACTTGTCAGAGGCTACTAATGAAACCTTAGCAGCTTCGAATGCTTTTGATGATAATAATTTCGATGATATTGAGCAAGCGTTTGATCTTAGTCTGAGTGATTTAGAAGATGGCACTAATAAATCTGTCCATACTAGTAATAACTCGGCACCTGTCACCACGCTTGATGTAGTAGATGAAGATATTTTTGCGCCTGCAACTGTGGTTATAGACACTGATAATAGTCCTATTACTGACAGTGACAGTGATTTTGATTTTGATTTTGAATTATCTGAGCACAGTCTTGCATCTACAGAGACTCCCACCAATGACGCTACCGATGATAGTTTTAACAGCAGCTTAAATGAGCTATCATTAGAAGATGACTTTGTCTTAGATTTAAACAGTGACGCCGATACCAATAACGTTATCAATAATGCGCCTGTCACAACAGAGACAACTTATTTAGATGATGACCATCTGACCTTATCTTTACACAGTAAAGATGTGTCGAATGAGACGCCAGATCAAATAGAAATTCAGCATTCTATTGTCGAAGATAATTTTGAAGATTTTAGTTTCGAAGACGCAAATATTGAAGATACAAATATTGAAGGTATCAGCGCCGAAGAAACAAATAGCACAAAAAATGAGTCCGACGCTTCTAGCAGTGCCCCTACTACTCTGATGTTCGATGACGATACGGTAATAGACGATGATTTTGACTTTGATTCTTTATCTTTATCAGAGTCTACAACAGCAAGCACACCAGTTGAAGTTGATAGCGAATATGCCAATACTCATCTCGACAATGCTATTGATATAGCTCCTGCAGCCGACACTAGCAGTACTGAAGATTTTTCGTCACGGTTCGCAGCAGACTTTGATTTTGTTAAATCCTTAGACAGCAATCAAGTAACACTAGATTTAGCAGGTCAATACGTGCAGCTTGGCGAATATGATAGCGCCAAACGCCTACTTAATGAAGTCATTGCTAAAGGTAATGATGAACAGCAGCAGCAAGCACAACGATTGCTTGATCGCACTGCTTAAAATAAATGGTGTGATAGCGAGTATTCTAGCCACTTAGAATACTCGCTGCATTTAGAATAATGGTGCTTTTTCTATCTCTTCTCTAGCAATGATTTCTCTTTCAATAATTCTGCTCTATCGTCTATGTAATTTAAAACCAATACAGTGCACTCATCTATGACAAATACAATCCCTGTACCTATCCAACTTATTTATGCTGGCGGCACTTTTGGGAGTTATGGTCGTCCATTAGCGCCGCTATCAGCAGAGGTTTTTTTGCCAACTTTGCAGCAACTACTGGCAGAATCGGATAATGCGCTTAATCTATCGCCCATTGCTTGGCTTCACAATACTCTGATTAAGGACAGCAGTCAGTTTACACCCAGTGATTTTGTGCATTTTTACCAGCTTTTATTGTCGGCATATCAACAAGGCAGTAGACGTTTTGTGTTAATTACGGGCACGGATACACTCAGTTATTTGGGAGCGTTCTTAGCAGAAGCCTTTGCAGGTAGCGATATTTGTATTGTCGTTACTGGTAGTATGCGTCCGCTCCTAGATAGTGAGGAACTGCACTCTTATAAAGTAGATGCACAGAGTGATGCTTGGAACAACCTTACTGACTCGTTAAAGCTAGCAAGTGCAGGTGAATCTGGGGTGAAGATTGCCTTCGGCGGCGAATCATGGCCAGCGCAAACGGTGCAAAAAATACATAGCCATGACTTTATGGCATTTACTGGTCACTCTAGAGCGGCTTATCCTGCCAATAGCTATGTCAAAAGCTTACCAGATACTCGTCGGCAGCACTGGCTTGATGACCAACAAGATATTAGTGCTGATATTGCAGTTCGTGCCAAGCACGCTTACGTTCATGCGTTGTACTGTTTGCCCAATGCAACCGACGCTTTAAACCAACAGCTGCGCGCCTTATTAACACAGCCGCCTTGTGGCATTATTTTATTAGGCTATGGCGCTGGCAACGTCCCTTACTCAGTAAAGTTGGCAGAAGCCTTGCAACTGGCTTATGAAAAAGGTCATATGGTAGTGTGCGCTAGCCAATCGCCGTTTGGTGGTGTGAGCGACACTTATGCTGCGGGCAGTTGGCAATACGATTATCAAGTGGTTGCAGGCGGTCGTTTAACCATTCCGGCCATTTATGCACGCTTGCTATGGTTACTGCTACGCTACGATAGCCCAGCAAGGCGTCGACAACGCTGGTTAAATAACGTCCAGCAAACGGCCACCAGTATCAAAAAACGTTAAACTATCACTCACAAACTCTGTATAAGTTCCAAAATGACCATATCCATGACTGAAAACAACGAAGCAAAGCGCCCAATTTATACCTTAGCCATTGCTATTGAATTTTTGGGCACTCACTATCATGGTTGGCAACGCCAAAGAGAGGTACTTGGCGTACAAGAAGCGTTAGAGACCGCCATTAGTACTGTTGCCAATGAACCAGTAGAAGTGATTGCTGCAGGGCGCACAGACTCAAGTGTTCATGCTGGCAATATGATTGCCCATTTTGTTACTCATGCTTATCGACCCTCGCACAATTGGCTGCGTGGTGTAAATAGTCTTTTGCCTGATGATATCGCTTTACGCTGGGTTCAGCCGATGCCTGCTGACTTTCATGCTCGCTTTGCCGCTATTGCCCGTCGTTATCGCTACATTACTCTAAACCAAACTCAGCGTCCTGCTATCCTCAATCATCAGGTGACACATATTCATGAGCCGCTTGATCTAAAAGCCATGCAGCTCGCAGCAGCTGATATCGTTGGTACACATGATTTTAGTAGCTACCGTGCTGCTGCTTGCCAATCCAATCAGCCTGTGCGCCATATTAGCCATGCCAACCTATTTGCTCATGGTCAGTTTATCGTCTTCGATATTCAAGCTGATGGGTTTTTGCACCATATGGTGCGAAACCTGATGGGTACGCTATATGCCATCGGTAGACATGAATTAGAACCAGCTGACTTTTTAAATATCTTGGCTAAAAAGGATCGTACGATAGCGCCGCCTACCGCTTCTGGTGATGGACTATATTTTATTAATGCCTATTATCCTGAGCATTTTCAAACCTTACTGCCAAATGCGCCACTCACCCCTATTTGGCTCAACCTGCCCGATTAGATTAATATAATCTGGCATACATATCACTTACAGGCTGTCAAGTAAAAATCAGGTTCCGTATTGCTTTAATCTGCTAACTTACGTATAATATGGGCTTATTTTAAATTGATTGATGATACAAATTATGGCAAAAGACGAGATTATTGAATTTGAAGGCGAAGTCATTGACACCCTTCCAAATACTTTGTTTAAAGTTCGTTTAGAAAACGGACACGAAATCATTGCGCACATTTCAGGTAAGATGCGTAAGCATTACATCCGAATTTTGACTGGTGATAAAGTTAAGGTTGAGATGACACCTTATGATTTGTCTAAAGGTCGCATTACTTACCGTGGTAAAAACTAAATTCTTATCTACTAAGATAGTTATAAGAGCATATGTATAATGCTTGAGTGGTTTAACTGATAATAATAATGATACTGCTAACCTACTCATTATTGCCTATCATATTTTAGTAAGTTAATATGGTTTTACCATAAAAAATACCGCTAGATATCAGCGGTATTTTTTTGTCTAGAGTTTAGCCGTTATTTAAATTCAACAGTTGCACCACTTTGTATCACCCCAAGTAATGCAAGCGCATCCCAATTGGTTAGACGTATACACCCTGCTGATGCCTGACGACTGATACGAGCAGGATCGGGCGAACCATGAATCCCATAAGACGGTTTACTGAGTCCAATCCATACCGAACCTACAGGGTTGTTAGGACCGGGTGGCAAAATAGACTTGCTACCGTTCTCTGCTGTATAAGTATAATTAGGCTCGTGTACCTTAACTGCAACCGTATGCGTGCCTGTTGGTGATGGCGTCGCTGTACTTCCTACTGTGGTTGGATAGCTAGCAACCAAGATGCCTTTATCATCATATGCATACAATGTTTCGGTAGCCTTATCAGCAACCACTCGACTAACAGGTTTGATATTAGGATTGCCTGGATTGTAGACAGTGATGGTTTCGCCTAGTGCAAATTTAGCATTAGGATTAAGCGCCTTAAGATAACTTTCACTGATATGAAACTTTTCCGCCAAACCTTCAATGACAGTTTCATAGTACATCCCTTCAAGCTTGGATTTGGCTTCTGCTCCTGCTGGAATAACCGTGGTTTTTATATTGATATCTGCATCAGTGAGCTGATAGTTGACCAATACCGGTTGTGCCATAAGCTTATCATTCTTGGTCAATGCCTGCCACGTCTCAATATTCAATGTATCGGTCACTGCCAACCCATTTGCCATCTGAAAAGCCTGCATCGCCTTACGAGAGTTCTTTCCCCAATAGCCATCAACTGCACCAACACCGTTTTGATGCCAGTTTAATAGAGCTTGCAGCTTAGTGGTAGTATCACGATTTCTCTTCATACCTTGTTTCCAAGTAGCACTATTTACCTTTTGCGCCTCCATTGGTAGATTTTCAGTGGTATATTTTATGGTCGGTAAAAACTTATTCAACGATACTGCTGTCTTACTTTTACCAGCAACTTTTTGACTTACGCCATTGGTTACTGGGCTGACATCGTTGTTATTACTAGTTACTTGATTTTTACTATTAGACTCTGTGCTCTTAGTGGCAGTACCTTTTGCACTTCCTTCAACCGTGTCATTTTTGACATCGCTCGTTACTGCAATACTTTGCCCCATAAATAAAATGGTCGATAGACCAAGCGCTGCGATTGCCGTGCTGATTTTGGTCAATTGATACATGTATTACTCCAATTTGTTAAGTTATATTTTTTATTACAAACAATTTATAAGTAATTATAAAATTATTACCATTAATGCCTAATTAGGATTATATAATTAGTTCAACATACCATATGTCCATGTCAAAAAGCCTGTGACTAGTATAGGACTGATTTTACAATGTGGATTGAGCCAGTAGACATTGATTTATCTAAACCAGTTATAGATAAGCTATGGTGACATATTCCCATGTGAGCATATAACAGCATTGTGTTAATAAGCGCATTAGACTGCAGTATCTGTGTTAAAACAAATGCTTTTATGCAGCTTTCTGTTTAAAGACGTTAACATTAGCGAACGCTTCTCTTCTCTAAAAGCGAACAGTAAAAAACCCATAACTTGCTTAGCAAATTATGGGTTCATTATTATAAATTTTCAAAAATTCAGATTAGGATAAAGTAATCTCTATTAAATCAATTTTGCCAATACGGCTTGTCCCATTTGCTGACAACCGACTTGTATAAGTCCAGCTTCATTACGATCCAAGATATCGACCGTACGTAAGCCATCATCAAGCACATCACTGACCGCTTGTTCAATCGCTTGTGCTGCTGCTTCTTGTTTAAAAGTATAACGTAACATCATAGAAACCGATAAAATGGTCGCTAGTGGATTGGCTATATCTTGTCCTGCGATATCAGGCGCTGAACCATGACAAGGCTCATACATGCCTTTGCCCGCTTCATCAAGGCTGGCTGATGGCAGCATGCCAATAGAACCCGTCAGCATCGCTGCTTCATCAGATAAGATATCACCAAACAGATTGCCAGTGACCATAACATCGAATTGTTTGGGGTCTTTAATCAGCTGCATACAAGCATTGTCAGCATACATATGAGATAACGCCACATCGCTATACTCTGACTGCTGTAATTCAATCATCGTCTGTTTCCAAAGCTCAGTAACTTCCAATACATTGGCTTTGTCGATAGAGCAGACTTTGGCAGCGGTTCCTGCTGCTTGCGCGCGTGTTTGCGCCAATTCAAAAGCAACTTTGCCAATACGATTGATTTCGCTAGTGCTATACACCATGGTGTTATAGCCTTGCTGCTCACCATTTTCTAGTGTACGAATACCCCGCGGCTCACCAAAATAAATACCACCAGTTAATTCACGCACGATCAGCAAATCTAGACCTGAGATAATCTCAGGTTTAATGCTTGAAGCATTCACAAGCTGCGGATAAAGTTTGGCTACACGCAGATTGGCAAACAAACCAAGCTCACTACGGATTTTTAGCAAACCGCGCTCAGGACGTTTACTACGTTCGATACCATCCCACTTAGGACCACCAACT
The window above is part of the Psychrobacter cryohalolentis K5 genome. Proteins encoded here:
- the dinB gene encoding DNA polymerase IV codes for the protein MTIHVTTTNTKPAVSQSNLRKIIHIDMDAFYASVEQRDFPELRGKPLVVGGDPNGRGVVAAASYEVRKFGVRSAMSCYEARKRCPEVIFVPPRFDVYRAVSVEIRRIMHILTPHVEPLSLDEAYLDVTGLSVHQGSATLMANWLRAQILGQTGLNASAGVSFNKMLAKIASDINKPNGTAVITPADADAFISALPIERFHGIGKATAKRLHAMGVSNGADLRRTPAAILVNEFGKRGQFYHDIAHGRDERAVKSERTHKSVGSETTFRENLTDDNELKIQIYEQNADAFSQLHKKQLIAYTITLKVKYSDFTQVTRSHTLSTAFDSAESAHFWLDKLFLDIPRTLPIRLVGVTFSSLTSATQVTPQLNLFE
- the truA gene encoding tRNA pseudouridine(38-40) synthase TruA, with product MTENNEAKRPIYTLAIAIEFLGTHYHGWQRQREVLGVQEALETAISTVANEPVEVIAAGRTDSSVHAGNMIAHFVTHAYRPSHNWLRGVNSLLPDDIALRWVQPMPADFHARFAAIARRYRYITLNQTQRPAILNHQVTHIHEPLDLKAMQLAAADIVGTHDFSSYRAAACQSNQPVRHISHANLFAHGQFIVFDIQADGFLHHMVRNLMGTLYAIGRHELEPADFLNILAKKDRTIAPPTASGDGLYFINAYYPEHFQTLLPNAPLTPIWLNLPD
- a CDS encoding FimV/HubP family polar landmark protein, with the translated sequence MSCHLSYRLTSIHRAVSMALFYSISYAALISSAQAATIGKTVVISAQHEPLVASIMVTDIENTDFSASLANSAIYQQMGLTPTDSMIVRFHPTSATSGQVFITTTKPMSKPFADVVLAINDGNQRNVIPKTLLMPLNDSLPIATSKNIVTGAKKPNLPVVSTTNAQPLTVRNGAPPPLLSSGSSKPTLKAATLPERNVQSPNIRVPVIQTPSIQASSSQIPSVQATTIPSGLPTAVATTTQSNITTYAPSRLENGRLNNPIDIKNDSVMAVANNDNNTALTVSSNSTLSATSETDKQLDILNIQITRQIQPKSQSNTDMMVASPMAPKTLTPNEAAFTNKNKAIIPNDSNNMVATAPLNNIPPNSNAWQKAVTPKTSAAAKNTSRQVSDNSASSEINYTVQRNDNLWVIAQQIAEKNNIDVQTVMKEIQTQNPDAFINRNANQLKADAQLSLPNYDALPSQQKLEAAISAQRQYRGANTPVAKKPTASNPVSKGDNTQATKHTEKPATTKTQILPKAQFSVLAPGHEGSADGTKTKAGIATGNGLSMEVLDLLKSSRQSTASQAQQLSKTSGTLESYTRKLQLQNRKLAELQARLKKLRNQ
- the queA gene encoding tRNA preQ1(34) S-adenosylmethionine ribosyltransferase-isomerase QueA; the encoded protein is MTDSEPQTLNNNSEITASHNDDILEYLSVDDYDYELPDQLIARYPLAQRSASKLLYLRANNANSQVEVEDKLFSELPELLNAGDLIVFNDTKVMKARLFGQKDTGGKIEVLIERLVALSDLNSADLDTITSNSDIIDMTVIAEKHIALCHVKASKALKLGQGLVLADGHMTGVMIGRQENLFILAFDTPILPDLELYGELPIPPYFERHADATDNTRYQTVFHDPAKLASVAAPTASLHFDDIVLEKLAAKGIQTAFVTLHVGAGTFAPVKTENLLNHTMHSEYAHLPQATADLINQTHANGKQVIAIGTTVTRVLETAYQQTAVDRQPLSGWAGDTEIFIYPGFEFGVVDKLLTNFHLPKSTLLMLVSAFATKKSIEEAYQHAIESEYRFFSYGDAMLLDKKVD
- a CDS encoding L,D-transpeptidase family protein, producing MYQLTKISTAIAALGLSTILFMGQSIAVTSDVKNDTVEGSAKGTATKSTESNSKNQVTSNNNDVSPVTNGVSQKVAGKSKTAVSLNKFLPTIKYTTENLPMEAQKVNSATWKQGMKRNRDTTTKLQALLNWHQNGVGAVDGYWGKNSRKAMQAFQMANGLAVTDTLNIETWQALTKNDKLMAQPVLVNYQLTDADINIKTTVIPAGAEAKSKLEGMYYETVIEGLAEKFHISESYLKALNPNAKFALGETITVYNPGNPNIKPVSRVVADKATETLYAYDDKGILVASYPTTVGSTATPSPTGTHTVAVKVHEPNYTYTAENGSKSILPPGPNNPVGSVWIGLSKPSYGIHGSPDPARISRQASAGCIRLTNWDALALLGVIQSGATVEFK
- a CDS encoding FimV/HubP family polar landmark protein, which produces MDNMLYIIAGLVVILLVAVLVMRKNKAQKPSEHLSTNTGKIEPLSKHAASRSTPTQTAINHEKKFDHIEIAQRFMDQQRYDKAIETLNRGLSEKPNDSQLSLKLLAVYATIDESENFNKVYDAIKANNDDKSIAQADELKALLTEEQNQVTKQTMLADKSEDAGFESLDFDLPTNKASSNSPILDTNTVQNVEYKNDLSEATNETLAASNAFDDNNFDDIEQAFDLSLSDLEDGTNKSVHTSNNSAPVTTLDVVDEDIFAPATVVIDTDNSPITDSDSDFDFDFELSEHSLASTETPTNDATDDSFNSSLNELSLEDDFVLDLNSDADTNNVINNAPVTTETTYLDDDHLTLSLHSKDVSNETPDQIEIQHSIVEDNFEDFSFEDANIEDTNIEGISAEETNSTKNESDASSSAPTTLMFDDDTVIDDDFDFDSLSLSESTTASTPVEVDSEYANTHLDNAIDIAPAADTSSTEDFSSRFAADFDFVKSLDSNQVTLDLAGQYVQLGEYDSAKRLLNEVIAKGNDEQQQQAQRLLDRTA
- a CDS encoding asparaginase, giving the protein MTNTIPVPIQLIYAGGTFGSYGRPLAPLSAEVFLPTLQQLLAESDNALNLSPIAWLHNTLIKDSSQFTPSDFVHFYQLLLSAYQQGSRRFVLITGTDTLSYLGAFLAEAFAGSDICIVVTGSMRPLLDSEELHSYKVDAQSDAWNNLTDSLKLASAGESGVKIAFGGESWPAQTVQKIHSHDFMAFTGHSRAAYPANSYVKSLPDTRRQHWLDDQQDISADIAVRAKHAYVHALYCLPNATDALNQQLRALLTQPPCGIILLGYGAGNVPYSVKLAEALQLAYEKGHMVVCASQSPFGGVSDTYAAGSWQYDYQVVAGGRLTIPAIYARLLWLLLRYDSPARRRQRWLNNVQQTATSIKKR
- the infA gene encoding translation initiation factor IF-1, with amino-acid sequence MAKDEIIEFEGEVIDTLPNTLFKVRLENGHEIIAHISGKMRKHYIRILTGDKVKVEMTPYDLSKGRITYRGKN